From Halobacterium sp. R2-5, the proteins below share one genomic window:
- a CDS encoding 50S ribosomal protein L44e: MEMPRRFNSYCPHCDEHNQIEVEKVRTGRSSGMKWDARRTKRANGTIGNHGRFSKVPVGNKPTKKTDLKYRCNECGNAHLREGWRTGRLTLQD, encoded by the coding sequence ATGGAGATGCCACGCCGATTCAACAGCTACTGCCCGCACTGTGACGAACACAACCAGATCGAGGTCGAGAAGGTCCGCACCGGCCGCTCGTCCGGCATGAAGTGGGACGCTCGCCGCACGAAGCGCGCGAACGGCACCATCGGGAACCACGGCCGCTTCTCGAAGGTCCCGGTCGGCAACAAGCCGACGAAGAAGACGGACCTCAAGTACCGCTGCAACGAGTGCGGTAACGCCCACCTCCGCGAGGGATGGCGCACCGGCCGTCTCACCCTTCAGGACTAA